Sequence from the Ignavibacteriales bacterium genome:
GAAGCTATGTAAAAAGCAACTTTCCATTATAGATTATCACTATCAACCGACTAAAATTTAATTTTGTAAAAAATAATAAAAATATTCAAACAAAATCTATCATAGTTAAAAATGTATCTCCATTAAATTATGCCGGAAATTAACTTGGCATCAAGGTGTCGCGCTTCTTCTTTATATACGCTCTTTCCACATTTCTTAATAACTCATAAACATCTAATAAGCTTATTAGATGTTTCCGTACCAATGTTGCTACTGTTGAAAATGCTTTCTTTACATTTGCCATTTTCTGTAATACGGTCAATAGTAATTGTGCTATTAGAGTACACCAGACTTGGGTTCTGATCGCATTTTCATTCCTTCCAGTTATCTGTTCTAAATGATGATGCCGGCAAATTCTTCTTATTGAAAAGAGTTGCTTCATCAGTGTTGCTCCATGCGTACCTTGCAGCTAATGGCTTTTTTATTTCTGCTGAACTCAGAATTATTTTATTTCCAACTATTTTAACATTTGCTTTTTTAAATTCCATATTTTCACCGGCAATAAGAAAATTGGAATCACCATTTTTTTCCTTTAACTTTAATCCACCGTCTGCAAAATCGAACGACAAGATTATTTTGTCTTTATTTATTTTAAACGATTTATATAAAGGACCGGAATAAAAAACCTTTTTATAATAATCCTTTGCAAGTGCCCACATAGCAAGCCTTTTCCCTACTTCTTCTTTGTTTCCGGGGTGTACATTTTCAGGGTTACCAATATCCAGGGTTACAACCATTCCAGAATTCTTTGTCGTTTGAGAAAAGAGCTGCGCTTCTCTTAACCTTTGCGATTGTGTCTTATCATCATACTTATATGGTGCAATTTGCACATAGTAAAATGGAAAATTCACCTCCTTCCAATCATCCCTCCAGTTTTTAATCATCTTTGGGAAAAGAACTTTATACATATCTGGCTTATTAGTATTCGATTCCCCCTGGTACCATATTGCACCTTTAATTGAATACGGAATAATCGGTGCAATCATTGCATTGTATAAACTTGTTGGAGTGTAAGCTGAAAGATCAACATCAAGTTTTGGACGAGAAAAATATTTTTCTCCTTTAGCACCAAACACATAAAATTTCATGCTACTGTACTCAGCTACGGGTAAATATTTCCAATTGCCGGCAATTGATATTTCTTTGTCGCCTCCCTTTAAAAATATTTTCATTTTTTCTTTATCACCATAAAATCCACCACCACCTTGATTATCAACTACTCTTACAGCAATTGTAACAATTGTGTCTTTTACTAATTCTTTTGGAATAGTATAAATCCTTTCTGTCTGCCATTGCCCATCTGTTTCATATCCTCCAACCCTCACACCATTTACAAAAGTTACATCCATATCATCAATAGGTCCAAGCCCAATATTTAAATCCTGATTCACAAAGGAATGAGGTATTTCAATTTTCTTTCTGAACCAGACGGCACCATCAAAATTTCCAATCTCGGTTGCTTCCCAACCAACGGGCAAATTCATGTCTTTCCAATTATTATCATCAAATGATGGCAACGAACAAGAATCATCTTTAAAGTCAAGATTCTCCCATTTATGAAGATCATCTTTTGTACTAATATCAATCACCGGATACTGTTCCTGCCATTTACGAAGCTCAATTAATTCTGATTCACTTTCATCTAATTTGCTAAGAAAAGATTTGTATTCTTCAACCTGTCCTAAATATTTTTTACTCATCCACGATTCTACCGCAGTTCCTCCCCAGCTTGCATTAATTAAACCGATAGGAATTTTTAGCTCATTAGCCAACTTTTTACCAAAGAAAAATGCAGTAGCGCTAAACTTTGCTACAACTTCCGGGGAAGATGGCAACCATTCGCCGGTACAATTAAATTCAGGTTGACTTGAATAAGCTCTTACAACAGTAAAAAAATGAATGTTAAGATTTTGTGCATTCTTAATTTCATTTTGCGCTCCAATTATTGTATCTCGAGGGGGCCAGCCTTCCATCGGCATTTCCATATTGGATTGCCCTGAACATAACCAAACTTCGCCAATCAAAACATTTTTAAATACAAAACTTGAATCACCAATTTGAATTTTTATTTTGTATGGACCGCCGGCTTTAGGTGTTTGTATTTTTGCGTTCCAAAAACTATCCGCTTGAACTTTTGTTTTTACAATTTGTCCCCAGCTTGCCTGGATTAAAATATTTTGGTTGGGTGTAGCTTTTCCCCAAAATGGAGCTTTTGATTTTTGCTGAAGAACCATGTTATTAGAAAAAATAGCTGGCATTTCCAAAAACAATTTGTTATCAGTTCCCTTGATATTAATTGCTGAAATTAAAACTAAAGTTAGGATAAGCATTTTCATAATAATTACCTTAGATTTTTGTAAATCATTTTAGTTAGAATAAGTAAGGTCGACTATTCCAATCTTAATTCATTAAATTAAAAAATTTTTAGAAACCCTTCTCCCTTAAGCAGATTATTGAAATAGACACTTACTATTGGATAAAAACAATATTCATTCTACCCGAAAATAAAAACCATCTGTTCGGTTTTCAGTTCTGTTAAATTCTCATAACTATCGCCAACCAACACCTGAATTATACTGCTATCTTTTGCTTGTAGCAAATAAATTTTAATTTCTGTAGTAACCGCCGGCAATGAATCATTGTTGCCCAAAATTAAAAGTAATGTCTAAAAATCTTTAGAAAAAAGTTGGTTTGGACAGAAGCCGTTAAAACAATTAATAACTATCAATCAAACTTATTATTTTTATTTTGCTTTCAAGATTATTAATTACTATTGGCGTTTTTACTTCAATTTTTTTAGGCACACCCGGGAGCAGATCAAAATAATTATCTGTAAAGAATACATCTTCATCATCAACACTCAAATAAACATCCTTTGCAAATTTGTTAGAAGTAACCTCAACTTCATAGCCATTATCTGACTTATCAACTTTAAGTTTTATATCAGCTTTTTCTAATGACAAATCCTTTGGTTGAGTAAAGTATAATAAATTCTCAGCAAGAATTTTAATATCAGATTTGACTGACGTGAAAACTATTGTTCTTGATTCATCATTCTTTCCCAACAATTCTTTCTTGTTAATTTTAAGATAGGATTTACTGTTATTTGCTTCTAAAGTCAAAGGAAAAGTTTTATTGAAAATTTCTATTCCGGAAAAATCCAAAACTTTCACTTGCAGTTCCGCTTGAACTGGTTCAAGTTTATCTGAAACAATATAAAAATCAACCACATCATCCTTAAGGACAGGAGCCACAATAATTTGTTCATAAGCTTTCTTAGAAATATAATGCATTGCCTTCCAGCGTTTGTAATAATCCATACTGCTCCAGGATGCAACAGGCCAACAGTCATCAATCTGCCAGAATAGCGTTCCCATACAATAAGGTCGGCTTCTGCGGTGTGCTTCAATAGCTTGCTTTGTTCCATATGCCTGGAGAACTTGTCCAACATATAAGAATGATTGAAAATCTTTCGGCGTTTTGTAATACATATTCAGGTAATCACGAATTCTCAAATTGCCAATCCCGCTCCGTTGATGCGACGTCATTACGTCTGATTCGATATCCCAGTCTTCCGGTAACGTGTAAGCTTTAATAGTATTAAATTCCGGGAATGACTGGAATCCATATTCACTTACAAACCTTCCAATCTTAAATTGGAAATTCTCAAAGGGTTCTTTTCCATGCCATACACCCCAGTAATGCAAGTCGCCGGATTCCTGTTTGGATGCTCTGCCATAATCAGAGCTTGGTGAAGAAGGCCAGTAGAATCTTGTTCCGTCATATTCTTTTGTAACAGATGGAATGATGTTGAAGAAAAGTTCTTTATAGGTGTCATAGATTTCCTTCTGCTGTTTTTCTGTAAACAGAGGTCTCCATCCCCAATTTGCCCAGGCATCTTCTATTTCATTATTACCAACCCAAAGAGCAATCGATGGATGGTTTCTCAACCTCTTCACATTGTCAATTGCTTCCTGTTTTACATTTTCCAAAAACATTTCATCGCCTGGATACATACTGCACGCAAACATAAAATCCTGCCAGAGTAGAATTCCATATTTGTCGCAAAGATCGTAAAAGATATCATTTTCATAAATGCCGCCTCCCCAAACACGAAGCATATTCATGTTTGCATCAACGGCTGACTTTATAATCTTTTCATATTCAACAGGTGTTACTCGGTTTAGAAAAATATCACTTGGAATGTAATTGGCTCCTTTCATAAAAATTGGGATACCGTTTACCTTAAAGTAGAAACTTCTGCCAATTGAATCCTGATCCTGAACAACTTGAATAGTTCTCAATCCAAATTTTGTATTCATCTCATCAATTGGTTTATCATTTTTTGATAATGAAGTATTGAATTCATAAATGTAGTGTTCGCCCAAACCATTCGGCCACCAGAATTTTGGATTTTCAATTTCGAAGGAAGCAGAAATTTTGTTAATTCCTTTTTTCAGAATTATTGATTTATGAACAAGTTCATTATTATTATTCAAAATTTTTAAGTCAAAGTAATCATCAACATCAGAATTGATTTCCAGGTACGCTGTTAAAGCAGCAACATCTTTAGTTAAACTTTTTTGAACTAACTGAATATCTTTTAAAGAAGCTGAACTCCAAGCCTTTAAAAAGATTGAGCGCCAGATTCCTGATGTAACAAATCTTGGTCCCCAGTCCCAGCCATAATGATACGGCGCCTTGCGAGCGAAAACACTTATTCGCTTACTTCCTAATCCTCCAATTTCACTCTGATCATTAGCCGCAGGTAAATCATAGCCTAATTTTTCAAGCTTAGGCAAATCTCTTTTAATAGGTGAATGAAAATAAATCCTCAACTTATTTTCACCTTCTTTAAGATTTCTTTTACAATCAACTTTCCATTCGCGAAACATATTGTCGGCAATCAGAATTCTTTCTCCATTTAGGAAAACATCGGCATAAGTATCAAGTCCATAAAATTCCAGTACCACATTTTCCTGCTGAATAATATTTTTCCCAAGTTTAAATGTAGACTCATATTCCCAATCGGTTTTATCAATCCATTGCAAATCTTTTTCATTAGTACGGTAGAAAGGATCTTTAATTAAAGAATTGTCGAGCAGATCGGTATGAACACATCCAGGTACCTTTGCGGGATACCATTCATCTTTTCCAACCTGGTGAAATTTCCAATTTTGATTAAGTTCGCGTGTGATTGGTTGAGGTAATAAATTTGTAAAACTGATTACCAACAAAATAAATGCTGAAATAAAAATTTGTTTTATCTTTAAACAGTTCATCTACCCACCGTTAATTTTTCTAAAGAAACATAGCAAACTATTTTTCCAAAATCATTTTTTTTGTTTGAAAAAAATCGCCATATCTTAACTGATAAAAATAGATTCCACTTTATAATTGATAATTGAAAATGAAAAATTATAAAAACCCGGGGCTTTTTCCTCCTTCACTAAAGTAGCTGCTTTACAACCAAGTACATTATAAATTCTTGGGAAACATGGCTGGCATTAGAAAGCTGATAATTGATCATTGTATTTGGATTATCTGATACTGATTTTTTCGACAGCTAATCCTTTACGATAATTTTTTGTAAATGGACCATCCCAGAAAAGAACTGTTTTATTAATTCACTTATGGACTATACGGATGAGGAATTGGTTGTGTGTTATTTCGCGGTTTTCAATTACTTTTAAAGAGAAGTAATGCCTGTCCTCTGTACTCAAATACCAAATACACAAAATATCTTGCTGATTCCATATTTCTATATTATTTCTTTGTTTACATTATACTATGGCACAATGCGATGTAATAATACTTGTGCTTAGAATTCTTAGCGATTTGGGTCTTAATCATACTAATGTAAAATTGGGAACCTGTTACAGGATAATAAAAACCACCAACGCAATCACGTTTTAATCGTATTCTTTATTCGGGAAAATTGTAATATTTTTTCTACTTCAGTTTCTACTTCAGTCAATTTTCTTTAAAATATTAAAGCCTTGTAAATTTTTAAATTACAAGGCTTTAAGAAGCGGGGTCGACGAGACTCGAACTCGCGACCTCCTGCGTGACAGGCAGGCGTTCTAACCAACTGAACTACGACCCCAATTTTTTTATGAACAATTTCTTTCTTCCGAACTCGCGATCTTCCCGTCAAAACGGGACGTTCTAACCAACTGAACTACGACCCCAATTTTTATGAACAATTTCTTTCTTCAGAACTCACGATCTTCCCGCCAATACGGGACGTTCTAACCAACTGAACTACGACCCCAATTTTTATGAACAATTTCTAAAATTCATACGTAAATAACGGAAATATTTTCCTATTTAGCAAGACTCCTTTTGATCTTTCAAAATCCTTCTGTACCAAAACTAACTCCGACTGCTTTAGCTGATAGCAGTGCCTGTGTAGTTGTAGTAACTAATTTCTGTTTTGAAATTGCATCTTCTATTTTCACGCTGGTAACTTCATTTCCCTTCAAAGCAACCATCCTGCCAAATTTTCCTTTGGCTACTAATTCTATTGCGTATGTTCCGAATTTAGTGGAAAGAATTCTATCAAATGGAGTAGGACTTCCGCCTCTTTGAAGATGACCAAGAACCGTTACCCTGGATTCAAGATTTGTATTTTCAGAAATCATCTTTGTAACCAACTCGCCAATGCCACCAAGTTGAATTGGATCAGTTCTTTTAACATCCGTGGCTTTAACAACCATCTGTCCATTTTTTGGTTTTGCTCCTTCAGCAACACAAATAATACTGAATCTTTTCCCCATCATATTTCTTTGAATAACTTTTTGATATACAATATTCCAGGAGAAAGGGAATTCCGGAAGAAGTATTATATCAGCACCACCGGCTAAACCTCCGTTCAATGCAATCCACCCGGCATATCTACCCATTACTTCAACAACAATAACTCTGTGGTGTGAAGAAGCTGTTGTATGTAATCTATCCAACGCTTCAGAAACAACAAATATTGCTGAATCGTGTCCGAAAGTTTGATCGGTAGCTTCAAGATCATTATCAATTGTTTTGGGAACGCCAACTATATTCATTCCCATTGCACTCATTTTATTACAAATGTGCATGGTACCATCACCACCAATAGCCACAAGTGCATCCAAATTCCATCCATGATAAAACTTCAATGCATAATTTGATCGATCAACTATTTTTATTTTTCCATCAACTTCCTCTGGCCAATGAAACGGATCACCTTTATTGGATGAACCTAATATTGTTCCGCCTAAAGATAATATTCCGGAAACATCTTTATTATAAAGTAATCTGGCTCTCCCTTGTACCAATCCTTCAAAACCGTCTTCAATTCCCATAACCTCCATTCCATAATCGTGGGCCGGTTTAGACACACCTCTAATAACAGCATTTAAACCTGGGCAATCTCCACCACCAGTTAAAATTCCAATTCTTTTAATTTTTGTCTTTGTATGCATCACTTCCTCGTAAAAAAAATTTGTTTAAATATAGATTTTTTTGTTATTAAAGTGAACATGTTTATATAAATATGCACGGCATTATTTTAGTCTAAGTATATGGCAGTCATTTTAATTGATTTTCTATACTTAACCGCCTATATTTAGTGACTTAAAAATTGAAAATAACTCATTTATTAACATTTAGAAGTGATATGAAAAAATTCAGATTCAGAATAATAATAATTCTTGGTGCAATTGCGCTAAGTGTTTACCTTCTGCATTACACATATGCAGATTATAGAAACTCCAAATACCTTGAAGAAATAAGACAAAAAACTAAAAAAGAAGTTCTGCAAAAAGATCCGTCAATTGAAAGAAAAAAACTTGATAAACTTGTTGAAGGAAAAATTGACAGCATCCGGATGAGCGATAAATCCTATATTAAGGATAGAGAAAAAAGAATAAAACTTGGGCTCGATTTGCAGGGTGGAATGTACATGGTTATGGAAGTGAACACAGTAAAACTACTGGAAAAATTAGCCCGTGATCCTGATGAAGTTTTTAAACAAGTATTGAAACAAGCGGAGAATGAATCAAAATTAACTGATGCGGATGTTGTATCTCTGTTCACTCAAAAATTAAAGCAAAAAGGAATTCGTCTTAGCCGTTACTTTGGAACTATTAGAGATGATGACGATAAAATTGTTTCTAAGTTGAAAGAACAATCTGAAGACGCTGTAAAACGTGCTCAGGAAATTATTAGAAACAGAGTTGACCAGTATGGTGTTTCCGAGCCGGGCATTACAAGACAAGGATCAAGAAGAATAATTATTGAATTACCGGGTATTGCAAAGGAAGAGGAAGCCAGGCAGTTATTGCAGGGCAGTGCGCTTCTTGAATTCAAACTTGTTAAAGAACCAGAATTCGCAATTTCTATAATGCAAAAAGTTGATGAAGTGCTTGCTGGTAATGTAACTTCTGATTCACTCGCAGCTGATTCGAGCAAATTGGCGAAGGACAAAAAAAATCTTGCTGCAGAAAACTCTAAAGCTAAAACAGATACTTCAAAAAAAGAGTTGTCAAAAGAAGAATTTGCAAAGAAGCATCCTTTCTTTGCAATTGCAATGATAAATCCGCAGGCAAGAACTGCCGAAGCTTATGTAAAAGATGAAGAGCGAGTAAAGCTTGATATGATGTTGAACCGTCCTGAAGTGCTAAAGGTAATGCCGAATAACGTTGAGTTCTTGTATTCTGCAAAACCAATACTCGCTCAAGATGGCTCAAAAATGTATACACTTTTTATGGTAAACAAAACTCCTGAATTAACTGGTGGAGTAATTACAGACGCTCAGGCAAATATCGACCCCCAAACTTCATCACCGATTGTAACGATGCAAATGAATTCTGAAGGTGCAAGAGACTGGGCAAGAATAACCGGTTCAAATATTGGAAAACGAATTGCCATAGTTCTTGATAACGGAGTTTATTCCGCTCCAACAGTTCAGGGTAAAATCCCAAGTGGAAATTCTCAAATTAGCGGTATGCCAAATCTGGAAGAAGCTAAATTAATTGAAATCGTACTTAAAGCAGGCGCTCTTCCCGCACCTGTAAATATTATTGAAGAGCGTACAGTTGGACCATCCTTAGGTGAAGATTCCATTTCTCAGGGATTTAATTCTGCTGTTATTGGTTTCTTAATGGTTGCTTTATTTATGTTTATAATTTACACGAGGGTTGGAATAATAGCTGACATTGCACTTTTCTTTGCAATACTTTTCATCTTCGGATTCCTTGCAGGGTTTAATGCAACTTTAACTTTGCCTGGTATTGCTGGTATTGTATTAACTATGGGTATGGCAGTAGATGCAAACGTATTGATTTATGAAAGAATAAGAGAAGAGCTGGCAGTAGGTAAAACTATGAAAGCCGCCATCGATAGCGGATTTAAGTTTTCATTTGCTACAGTAATCGATTCGCACGTTACAACATTGATTACGGGTATTATCCTTTATCAATTTGGAACCGGACCTGTTCAAGGATTTGCACTCACTCTTATCATTGGAATTTTTACAAGTCTTTTTGGCGCTCTGGTAATTTCCAGAGTTATATTAGATTTTATGGTTGAAAAAGGTTATAAAATAAGTTTAGGATAAATAACACTTTCTTTTAAGGAGAAATTACTTAAATGCGAATATTTGAAGATTTACATGTTGATTTTTTAGGAAAAAGAAAATTTTTCTATATGCTTTCCGGCGGCTTACTTTTGCTGGGATTAATTAATATTATATTCCGTGGTCTTAGCTTCGGCATCGATTTTAAGGGCGGAACTGAAATAGCACTACAATTTGAAAAACCGGTAGACATCAGCCAGTTGCGTAATTTAATTGATAAATTGGAATTGGGTGAGGTTGAAATAAAATCTTTTGGAAGCGATAGAGGAATATTAATTAGAACCGAACTACAGGAAATTCCTAAAAACATATATCCAAAGATTTTAAATAATTTGGAAAGAGTTGTTGACCAAAAATATCCTGGTCTGCCAAGAAAAATAGTTGATTCAACTATTAATTCAATTGTGTATCAGTTTCCTGGCAAGGATACTACTACTGCAATAATAGATGAATTATTTAAAGCTGGATTTCAAACCGGTAAAGTGTCTGAAGATATTACTGGTACTCATATGATTGTCCGTTTTGGTATTTCTGATTGGATTAAAGTGAACCTGAAAGAAAAGTTACCTGATAATTCTTTCCAGGTTCTTAAAGAAGACAAAGTGGGACCAAAAGTTGGAAAGGAATTGAAAACGAATTCTGTAATTGCAGTATTTTTATCTTTACTTGGAATACTTGTTTATCTTGCATTCAGGTTTAAATTCATATTCGCCTTTGGAGCTGTTGTTGCACTTTTCCATGACGTTCTTCTAACTTTAGGTTTATATGCAATATTGTATGGTTTAATTCCCGGACTTAACCTTGATATTACCATAACTGTTATTTCTGCTTTTCTTACTTTGATCGGTTACTCAGTTATGGATACAGTAGTTGTATTTGATAGAGTAAGAGAGTATTTAAAGATCTATAAAACACTTCCTATGGAAGAAGCAATGAACAGGGCAGTAAATAGAACAATGAGCCGTACAATTTTAACTGGCGGAACAACGTTAGTTTCTTGTATTGTACTTTTAATTTTTGGTGGTGAAGTTCTTAGAGCTTTCGCCTTCACTCTAACCTTTGGTATTATTACAGGAACTTATTCTTCGGTATTTGTTGCAAGTGCAATAGTATTGGATTACACAAGAAAGACTGGAAGAAAAATAGAATTTTAATCTTAAAGAATTCAATAAAAAAGCCGTGGCATAAAAATGCTCGCGGCTTTTTTTATATGAGGGAGTAAAGTAAATAAAATATTATTTTGGTTTTGCACCCTTTTCTTTTGCTTTAATAAAATCTATTTGAGATTGGCAAGCTTTTTTGTAGGTAGCATCAGTTAAACCTGCAGTAAAAAATTCCACAGCTTTCTTGTTATCACCCTTATTAAAATAAATCAAGCCCTTATAATAATTTATTGCTCCATCAGTAATCATTTTTTTATAAACAACAACACTGTCTAATGATTTCAACGCATTTTCATATTGTTTCTTTTCAATAAAAGATTTGGCTAATCCCAGATACGCACTTTCTGAACTTCCGTTAGCAATTGATTTATTAAAGTCTTCAATTGATTTATCATATTTCTTCGCTTTATAATCAGCGTTTCCAACCACAATATAAGTTCTTCCAATACCTTCTTTAGCGGCAGCTTTTAAATTTTCATTTTTAGAAACTTCAATTACTTTTTCATAACTTTTAACTGCATTATCATAAGCACCTTTTTTAGTTTGAAGACCAGCAAGAGCAATGTAAGCAAGGTCGAATGAATTATCTGTTTCAGTTGCTTTCTTTAGTACGCTTTCTGCTTCATCTTCTTTATTCATCTTTGATAAAGTTAAACCTTTTTGATAATATGTTCTTGCGTCCTTATCGTTAATTGAAAGAGCCATATTATAATTTTTTATTGCTTCATCAAATTTATTTTCTTTGGATAGTTCGTTTCCTTTATTGAAAAATTCAATCGCTTTAGTATTCTTAACAAAGGCTATTGATTCCTGTGCCTTTTTTTTCATCTCTGCGTTTTGAGACATCTGTAAAACTTTTTCGTAAGTAGCAATTGCATCATCATATTCTTTTAATAATAACTGAGAATTTGCAAGTCTATTATAAGCAGCTTCATTTTTGTTTAACATCAGGCTTGCATTAAAAGCGTCCTTTGCTTCAGCATATTTATTAAGTTTAATCAATGCATCACCTTTTAACATGTAGGTTTTGTAATCTTTAGCAATCTGAAGACTGGAATCAGCATAGGCAACAACTACTTCATATTTTTGATTTTGCAAATTCTGCACGGCATTATTAAAATATGTGGCAGCCTTAGGATCCATTGTTGGAGTGTTTGAAGTATCTTGCTGTGCTATTACAGATGTAATCAGAATCAGCAGAAAAATATTGGCTGTTAAAATTAACTTTTTCATATATTCCTTTTATTATTAGTTGAATAAATTTCTATTGTTAAAATCAAAACTTAGGATTCTATCTTCTAAACGATTTTATTTTTTAGTTAAAAGAATATCCTCCCTCTAAAACTATACTACGAAAGAAATAAAATCAACATTTAAATTGTAGTGATAGTAAAAATTTTATATTTGAATGACTTTAAGAAAATCCCAAAAATCATCAAAATATTTCATTTCCATTCCTTGATGGAAATTTTTAGAAAATAACTCACATTAATTTCCAAAGTCTTCTGAATACTTGTGATTAACCACCGCTCCGAATTATATATTTTTGACTTGTCTTACTTACAGATGAACCTTCATTGCTTTGCTGTGACAAACTCATAAAAATTTCGCTTGTGGCATTATAGTGATGTTTAATCATTTCACCATATTTCATCAAATTCAACTGCTATTTGAATTTTTCAGTTCCTGTATTCTACCTTTAACTCAATATTGCAATAATTGGTTCCACCTGCGGTAGTTTCTTGCTATCAATCAATCTACACTTGCAATTCTTTTATAAATTATCATTCATGTTCTTACTTAATCCTCAGCTAATAGGAAATAATCTAAACATTGTTGTTTCTTGCCCTTCTCGAATTATCAGAAATTTTATACCAATTAACGAGTGCAGGTTCGATAATTAAATCCCAGAAAACATTATTGCCATCAGGCAAACAATATTTTAGCTGCTAACAATCAATAAATTATGGTATGAATTTATTGGGTCATAATTCTATTAAATTTTCTTCAAATAGAAATAAAACGCTCCCAAACTATTCTAAAGGCAAAAGAGATAATTTTGTTTTAATATTCAAATAATTATATTACAAACAAAAATTGATCTACGTGGAGTAATTACTTGAGAATTTTAATTGAATATAGAGTTATTGCCGCTAAATTAAATTTACAGAATTATTCACCGATTCACTCCCCAACCAACTTTCCTTACATCACTTTTCTCTTAGCATTATTTTTTTCATTAGTTATGATGGCTTGCAAGAGCAACCAAAATGAAACTAAAACACTTTTACATTCAGGTGGTACATTTAAGCTATTGTTAAGCGATCCGGTAGAAAGATTGGACCCAATTAACATAATGTATGATTCCGATTGGCATATCTCTGCATTGATTTATGAAGGATTGGTGACATATGGAGAAAAATCAGGTGATATAAAACCGTTGATCGCAGAATCGTGGCAGATATTAAATGAAGGTAAAAGATATATATTTAAAATCCGAAGTGGCATCAAATTTCACAACGATCCATGTTTTATAAATGGAAAAGGAAGAGAATTAAAAATTGAAGATATCATTAAAAATTTTGAGAGGATAGCAGACCCAAAATCTGATAACATTAGCTGGGCACTTTTCCGGGGAAAAATCGAAGGCATCAATGATTTCCATTTAGCTAAAACCAAAACCATAAGTGGAATAAAAATTATTGATGGGGAAAATCTTGAAATAAATTTGACAAAACCTTACGTATCATTTTTATTATGCCTCGCGTCCCCTTCTGCATTTATAGTACCACCAGAAGCAATTGAATATTATGGAAGCGACTTTGAAAAACATCCGGTTGGAACTGGACCTTTCCGGTTAGCATTATG
This genomic interval carries:
- a CDS encoding glycosyl hydrolase family 2, which translates into the protein MKMLILTLVLISAINIKGTDNKLFLEMPAIFSNNMVLQQKSKAPFWGKATPNQNILIQASWGQIVKTKVQADSFWNAKIQTPKAGGPYKIKIQIGDSSFVFKNVLIGEVWLCSGQSNMEMPMEGWPPRDTIIGAQNEIKNAQNLNIHFFTVVRAYSSQPEFNCTGEWLPSSPEVVAKFSATAFFFGKKLANELKIPIGLINASWGGTAVESWMSKKYLGQVEEYKSFLSKLDESESELIELRKWQEQYPVIDISTKDDLHKWENLDFKDDSCSLPSFDDNNWKDMNLPVGWEATEIGNFDGAVWFRKKIEIPHSFVNQDLNIGLGPIDDMDVTFVNGVRVGGYETDGQWQTERIYTIPKELVKDTIVTIAVRVVDNQGGGGFYGDKEKMKIFLKGGDKEISIAGNWKYLPVAEYSSMKFYVFGAKGEKYFSRPKLDVDLSAYTPTSLYNAMIAPIIPYSIKGAIWYQGESNTNKPDMYKVLFPKMIKNWRDDWKEVNFPFYYVQIAPYKYDDKTQSQRLREAQLFSQTTKNSGMVVTLDIGNPENVHPGNKEEVGKRLAMWALAKDYYKKVFYSGPLYKSFKINKDKIILSFDFADGGLKLKEKNGDSNFLIAGENMEFKKANVKIVGNKIILSSAEIKKPLAARYAWSNTDEATLFNKKNLPASSFRTDNWKE
- a CDS encoding ATP-dependent 6-phosphofructokinase, producing MHTKTKIKRIGILTGGGDCPGLNAVIRGVSKPAHDYGMEVMGIEDGFEGLVQGRARLLYNKDVSGILSLGGTILGSSNKGDPFHWPEEVDGKIKIVDRSNYALKFYHGWNLDALVAIGGDGTMHICNKMSAMGMNIVGVPKTIDNDLEATDQTFGHDSAIFVVSEALDRLHTTASSHHRVIVVEVMGRYAGWIALNGGLAGGADIILLPEFPFSWNIVYQKVIQRNMMGKRFSIICVAEGAKPKNGQMVVKATDVKRTDPIQLGGIGELVTKMISENTNLESRVTVLGHLQRGGSPTPFDRILSTKFGTYAIELVAKGKFGRMVALKGNEVTSVKIEDAISKQKLVTTTTQALLSAKAVGVSFGTEGF
- the secD gene encoding protein translocase subunit SecD; this encodes MKKFRFRIIIILGAIALSVYLLHYTYADYRNSKYLEEIRQKTKKEVLQKDPSIERKKLDKLVEGKIDSIRMSDKSYIKDREKRIKLGLDLQGGMYMVMEVNTVKLLEKLARDPDEVFKQVLKQAENESKLTDADVVSLFTQKLKQKGIRLSRYFGTIRDDDDKIVSKLKEQSEDAVKRAQEIIRNRVDQYGVSEPGITRQGSRRIIIELPGIAKEEEARQLLQGSALLEFKLVKEPEFAISIMQKVDEVLAGNVTSDSLAADSSKLAKDKKNLAAENSKAKTDTSKKELSKEEFAKKHPFFAIAMINPQARTAEAYVKDEERVKLDMMLNRPEVLKVMPNNVEFLYSAKPILAQDGSKMYTLFMVNKTPELTGGVITDAQANIDPQTSSPIVTMQMNSEGARDWARITGSNIGKRIAIVLDNGVYSAPTVQGKIPSGNSQISGMPNLEEAKLIEIVLKAGALPAPVNIIEERTVGPSLGEDSISQGFNSAVIGFLMVALFMFIIYTRVGIIADIALFFAILFIFGFLAGFNATLTLPGIAGIVLTMGMAVDANVLIYERIREELAVGKTMKAAIDSGFKFSFATVIDSHVTTLITGIILYQFGTGPVQGFALTLIIGIFTSLFGALVISRVILDFMVEKGYKISLG
- the secF gene encoding protein translocase subunit SecF; protein product: MRIFEDLHVDFLGKRKFFYMLSGGLLLLGLINIIFRGLSFGIDFKGGTEIALQFEKPVDISQLRNLIDKLELGEVEIKSFGSDRGILIRTELQEIPKNIYPKILNNLERVVDQKYPGLPRKIVDSTINSIVYQFPGKDTTTAIIDELFKAGFQTGKVSEDITGTHMIVRFGISDWIKVNLKEKLPDNSFQVLKEDKVGPKVGKELKTNSVIAVFLSLLGILVYLAFRFKFIFAFGAVVALFHDVLLTLGLYAILYGLIPGLNLDITITVISAFLTLIGYSVMDTVVVFDRVREYLKIYKTLPMEEAMNRAVNRTMSRTILTGGTTLVSCIVLLIFGGEVLRAFAFTLTFGIITGTYSSVFVASAIVLDYTRKTGRKIEF